A section of the Candidatus Nitrosacidococcus sp. I8 genome encodes:
- the hemC gene encoding hydroxymethylbilane synthase gives MIKTSLRIATRKSQLALWQAKYVATTLQHLYPELQIELITMTTQGDKILDSPLAKVGGKGLFVKELEQGILNNEADIAVHSMKDVPVELPDDLHIAAICQREDPRDAFVSNRWQKLSDLPQGARVGTSSLRRQTQICEYRSDFQILDLRGNVNTRLAKLDNNEFDAIILATAGLKRLILEERIKETLTPEICLPAIGQGAIGIECRKGDTATEQLLNSLEHAPTRIIVTAERALNKRLAGGCQVPIGGYAELIDDNQIWLRALVGRPDGSEVIRGEIKGLLIEAENIGVSLAEDLLNQGADKILAEVYGS, from the coding sequence ATGATAAAAACTTCCCTTCGTATTGCTACCCGTAAAAGCCAGCTTGCCCTATGGCAAGCAAAATATGTAGCTACCACTTTACAACATTTATACCCTGAATTGCAGATAGAACTTATTACAATGACTACTCAAGGGGATAAAATTTTAGATTCTCCTTTAGCAAAAGTAGGGGGGAAAGGATTATTTGTTAAAGAGTTAGAGCAGGGAATCTTAAATAATGAGGCAGATATTGCTGTCCACTCAATGAAAGACGTACCGGTAGAATTACCTGATGATCTCCATATTGCTGCTATTTGCCAAAGAGAAGATCCTAGAGATGCTTTTGTCTCTAACCGTTGGCAAAAACTAAGCGATCTTCCTCAAGGTGCTAGAGTCGGCACATCCAGTTTACGGCGACAAACTCAAATTTGTGAATACCGGAGTGATTTTCAAATTTTGGATCTAAGAGGTAATGTAAATACTCGTCTGGCTAAACTAGATAACAATGAATTTGATGCTATTATTCTAGCTACAGCAGGACTAAAACGTCTTATATTAGAAGAGCGAATTAAGGAAACGCTTACACCTGAAATTTGCCTTCCTGCTATTGGTCAAGGCGCGATTGGTATTGAATGTAGGAAAGGTGATACAGCAACTGAACAATTGCTTAACTCACTTGAACATGCACCAACTAGAATTATTGTGACTGCAGAGCGTGCATTAAATAAAAGACTTGCTGGGGGATGCCAAGTTCCTATCGGAGGTTACGCTGAACTTATTGATGATAACCAGATTTGGTTACGAGCTTTAGTGGGTCGCCCTGATGGAAGTGAAGTTATTCGAGGAGAAATAAAAGGGTTATTAATTGAGGCAGAAAATATAGGAGTCTCCCTTGCTGAGGATTTATTAAATCAGGGGGCAGATAAAATTTTGGCTGAGGTTTATGGTAGCTAG
- the argH gene encoding argininosuccinate lyase, with amino-acid sequence MTVYSKPWSGRFTEPTDSFVEKFTASINFDYRLYIQDIQGSIAHACMLARVGVLSADECTLIVEGLKNIAQDITQGHFIWSEQLEDVHMNIEAALVQSIGSVGKKLHTGRSRNDQVATDIRLYLRDSIDTLCIQLQNLQIALLTLAEREYKTIMPGFTHLQTAQPVTFGHHLMAWFEMLIRDLDRFIDCRRRVNTMPLGSAALAGTTFPIDRFYTAELLGFETIAENSLDAVSDRDFAIEFTAASALLMTHLSRFSEELILWSSAQFNFIQLPDRFCTGSSIMPQKKNPDVPELVRGKTGRVNGHLISLLTLMKAQPLAYNKDNQEDKEPLFDTVDTVLGCLRAFADMIPSIKTHPDKMRQAAMQGYATATDLADYLVRKGISFRDAHEIVGKAVALAIEKNKDLSDLSLEELQKFSPSIGQDIFKILTLEGSVQARNHLGGTAPNQVKAAIERARKKLKPIQSQFLNLI; translated from the coding sequence ATGACTGTTTATAGTAAACCATGGTCAGGACGTTTTACAGAACCGACAGATTCTTTTGTTGAAAAGTTTACTGCATCTATAAATTTTGACTATCGTTTATATATACAAGATATACAAGGATCTATCGCTCATGCATGTATGCTAGCTAGAGTTGGTGTACTCTCAGCTGATGAATGTACGCTTATTGTAGAGGGTTTAAAAAATATTGCCCAAGATATTACCCAAGGTCATTTTATTTGGTCTGAGCAACTTGAAGATGTGCATATGAATATTGAAGCTGCACTTGTCCAAAGCATAGGATCTGTAGGCAAAAAGCTTCACACAGGCCGATCAAGAAACGATCAAGTTGCTACCGACATACGCTTATATTTAAGAGATTCTATTGACACTCTTTGTATACAATTACAAAACCTACAAATCGCCCTACTTACTTTAGCTGAGAGGGAATATAAAACTATCATGCCAGGGTTTACTCATTTACAGACGGCACAGCCTGTCACATTTGGCCATCATCTTATGGCTTGGTTTGAAATGCTTATAAGAGATCTAGACCGTTTTATTGATTGTCGCCGTAGAGTAAATACTATGCCTTTAGGATCTGCCGCTCTAGCAGGTACAACTTTTCCTATCGATAGATTCTATACCGCAGAATTGTTAGGTTTTGAAACTATTGCGGAAAACTCTTTAGATGCAGTTTCCGATCGGGACTTTGCGATTGAATTTACTGCAGCAAGTGCACTATTAATGACTCACTTATCTCGTTTTTCAGAAGAATTAATTTTATGGTCTTCTGCTCAATTTAATTTTATTCAACTACCTGATCGGTTTTGTACTGGATCTTCTATCATGCCGCAGAAGAAAAACCCAGACGTACCGGAATTAGTAAGAGGAAAAACAGGACGAGTCAATGGACATTTAATTAGCTTACTTACCTTAATGAAAGCACAACCCCTTGCCTATAATAAGGATAATCAAGAAGATAAAGAACCTTTATTTGATACAGTAGATACTGTACTTGGGTGTTTAAGAGCCTTTGCTGATATGATCCCTTCTATTAAAACTCACCCAGATAAAATGCGACAAGCTGCTATGCAGGGCTATGCTACTGCCACTGACCTTGCAGATTATTTAGTGCGAAAAGGGATATCTTTCCGTGATGCACATGAAATTGTAGGTAAAGCAGTTGCATTAGCAATTGAAAAAAATAAGGATTTATCTGATTTAAGTTTAGAAGAGTTGCAAAAATTTAGTCCCTCTATTGGGCAAGATATTTTCAAAATTCTTACATTAGAAGGATCTGTACAAGCAAGAAATCACCTAGGGGGTACTGCTCCTAACCAAGTAAAGGCTGCAATAGAGCGAGCAAGGAAGAAGTTAAAACCTATCCAGTCTCAATTTCTTAACTTGATTTAG
- the gcvT gene encoding glycine cleavage system aminomethyltransferase GcvT: MEKHTSLFDLHCASNAHIVDFAGWEMPLHYGSQVAEHHHVRRSVGIFDVSHMVVTDLKGENVRSFLRYLLANNIDRLNTPGAALYSCMLNEHGGVIDDIIAYFISEEEFRIVSNAGTRDKDLAWFKSHGQSFGVSIIERSDLAMIAIQGPEARDRVHDQLSESIKERVINLKRFHGTWEEDFFIARTGYTGEDGYELLLPAIDAPNWWQKMINHGVTPCGLGSRDTLRLEAGMCLYGTDMDESTTPFESGLGWTVALKPTDRDFIGRKVLEQKIASTQQVGLLLLGKGLLRNRQPIATDLGEGMITSGGFSPTLSRSIALANVPIGASCCEVDIRGKKLIAEIIKPPFVRQGKSCLSDELLAKSS; this comes from the coding sequence ATGGAAAAACATACTTCACTCTTTGACTTACATTGTGCCTCAAATGCTCATATTGTAGATTTTGCAGGCTGGGAAATGCCGTTACATTATGGATCTCAAGTTGCAGAACATCATCATGTACGCCGAAGTGTTGGAATATTCGATGTTTCTCATATGGTAGTTACGGATTTAAAAGGAGAAAACGTACGCTCTTTTTTACGTTATTTACTCGCTAATAATATCGATCGTTTAAATACTCCGGGAGCGGCACTTTATAGCTGTATGCTCAATGAGCATGGGGGTGTTATCGATGATATTATTGCCTATTTCATTTCAGAAGAAGAGTTCCGTATTGTTTCTAATGCAGGTACTCGAGATAAGGATTTAGCTTGGTTTAAATCCCATGGGCAATCCTTTGGAGTATCTATAATAGAGCGGTCAGATTTAGCAATGATTGCTATCCAAGGACCAGAAGCACGAGATAGGGTGCACGATCAGTTAAGCGAATCTATAAAAGAAAGAGTAATAAACTTAAAGCGGTTTCACGGGACTTGGGAAGAGGATTTTTTTATAGCCCGTACAGGATACACGGGAGAAGATGGTTATGAATTATTGCTTCCAGCGATTGATGCTCCAAATTGGTGGCAGAAAATGATAAATCACGGAGTGACCCCATGTGGATTAGGTTCTAGAGATACCCTAAGGTTAGAGGCAGGAATGTGCCTTTATGGAACTGATATGGATGAAAGTACTACTCCTTTTGAATCCGGATTAGGTTGGACTGTAGCGTTAAAACCTACAGATCGAGATTTTATTGGTAGAAAGGTATTAGAACAAAAAATAGCCAGTACCCAACAAGTAGGTCTACTCCTTTTAGGAAAGGGATTATTGCGGAATAGACAGCCTATCGCAACTGACTTAGGAGAGGGAATGATTACTAGCGGTGGATTTTCCCCTACTTTAAGCCGATCTATCGCCCTTGCTAATGTACCTATTGGTGCTAGCTGCTGTGAAGTAGATATTCGTGGTAAAAAACTAATTGCTGAAATTATAAAGCCTCCTTTTGTACGCCAAGGAAAATCTTGTCTTAGCGATGAATTACTAGCTAAATCAAGTTAA
- a CDS encoding acyl-CoA thioesterase yields the protein MSETISVQQPTMPTGSVCDVSIQTIAMPRDANWNGDIFGGWIVSQMDLAGAACARRRAKGRVTTVAINSMTFLRPVPVGSMVSCYTCLVGEGQTSMKIHIEVWIQNDQLKYTKVTEGLFIFVAIDDEGKKRLLPPIDS from the coding sequence ATGTCTGAAACCATAAGTGTACAGCAACCCACAATGCCTACTGGCAGCGTTTGTGATGTTTCTATTCAAACTATTGCTATGCCTAGGGATGCGAATTGGAATGGGGATATTTTTGGTGGTTGGATCGTTTCTCAAATGGATTTGGCCGGGGCAGCCTGTGCACGTCGCCGTGCAAAAGGAAGGGTAACTACGGTTGCAATTAATAGTATGACTTTCTTACGCCCTGTGCCTGTAGGTTCAATGGTGAGCTGTTATACTTGCCTAGTAGGTGAAGGTCAGACTTCTATGAAAATTCATATCGAGGTGTGGATACAAAACGATCAATTAAAATACACTAAAGTAACAGAAGGGCTATTTATCTTTGTAGCCATTGATGATGAAGGTAAAAAACGTTTGTTACCACCTATAGATAGTTAA
- the glmS gene encoding glutamine--fructose-6-phosphate transaminase (isomerizing), with product MCGIVGAVAQRDVVPILLEGLRRLEYRGYDSAGMAVVDSETTLQRVRRTGKVAKLEQGLLDTGLTGSIGIAHTRWATHGKPSEANAHPHICRQKIAIVHNGIIENYEELKVRQQELGFEFTSQTDTEVIVHQIYYYLEEDGDLLVAVKHTLKDLKGAYSLGVISTQDPNYLIAARQGSPLVVGIGIGEHFIASDVAALLPVTQRFIFLEEGDIVELSRGRIRIYDIADQIVDRPIRESELQIDVAEKGQFRHYMLKEIFEQPRAISETLEGRINSHQVLDESFGVHAKEVFNQTQSVLILACGTSYHAGMVARYWLESIACIPCRVEIASEFRYRSPVVIPDTLVVALSQSGETADTIAALKEAKRLGFRFSLSICNVLESSLVRESDLALMTRAGPEIGVASTKAFTAQLVALLLLVIVLGRRRQITSEKEAELVSQLIALPANVEQALQLNPAIQTLSEQFSEIRNVLFLGRGVHYPIAMEGALKLKEISYIHAESYPAGELKHGPLALVDTDMPVIAVAPNDQLLEKLKSNLQEVRARGGQLYIFADHGAQVSPGPGVQVLEMLPVENETAPIVHTIPLQLLAYHVAIIKGTDVDQPRNLAKSVTVE from the coding sequence ATGTGTGGTATTGTTGGGGCAGTAGCACAAAGGGATGTTGTTCCTATTTTATTAGAAGGCTTACGACGACTAGAATACCGCGGCTATGATTCGGCAGGGATGGCTGTAGTCGATAGTGAGACCACTTTGCAACGAGTACGGCGAACTGGTAAAGTCGCAAAACTTGAGCAAGGGCTTTTAGATACTGGACTTACAGGATCTATAGGCATTGCCCATACCCGGTGGGCGACCCATGGGAAACCTAGTGAAGCTAATGCCCATCCTCATATTTGCCGCCAAAAAATAGCTATAGTCCATAATGGGATTATTGAAAATTATGAAGAGCTGAAAGTTCGGCAACAAGAATTAGGCTTTGAATTCACCTCTCAAACAGATACAGAAGTAATTGTCCATCAAATTTATTATTATTTAGAAGAAGATGGTGATTTATTAGTTGCTGTAAAGCATACTCTTAAAGATCTGAAAGGAGCTTACTCACTTGGGGTTATCTCTACCCAAGATCCTAATTATTTGATTGCTGCACGCCAAGGTAGTCCTCTCGTAGTAGGGATCGGCATTGGAGAACATTTTATTGCCTCTGATGTAGCTGCACTACTTCCAGTTACTCAGCGATTTATTTTTTTAGAAGAAGGGGATATCGTAGAACTCAGTAGAGGACGGATTAGAATCTATGATATTGCAGATCAGATTGTTGATCGCCCTATACGAGAAAGTGAATTACAAATAGATGTGGCAGAAAAAGGGCAATTCCGCCACTACATGCTTAAAGAAATTTTTGAGCAACCCCGAGCTATTTCAGAGACTTTAGAGGGCCGTATTAATAGTCACCAAGTACTAGATGAATCTTTTGGAGTACATGCTAAAGAGGTATTTAATCAAACTCAGTCGGTACTTATTCTTGCTTGTGGTACAAGTTATCACGCAGGTATGGTGGCGCGTTATTGGTTAGAATCTATTGCTTGTATTCCTTGCCGAGTAGAAATAGCAAGCGAATTTCGTTATCGATCTCCTGTAGTGATACCAGATACCTTAGTAGTCGCACTTTCCCAATCAGGAGAAACCGCTGATACCATTGCTGCACTTAAAGAAGCAAAGAGACTTGGGTTTCGTTTTAGCTTAAGTATTTGTAACGTGCTTGAAAGCTCATTAGTGCGTGAATCGGATTTAGCACTTATGACTCGAGCAGGCCCTGAAATTGGGGTAGCCTCTACTAAAGCATTTACAGCTCAATTAGTAGCACTTTTGCTATTAGTAATTGTATTGGGCCGTCGTCGTCAGATTACATCAGAGAAAGAGGCAGAGCTGGTATCTCAACTTATAGCACTACCAGCTAATGTAGAACAGGCGCTACAATTGAATCCTGCTATTCAAACTCTTTCTGAGCAATTTTCAGAAATCCGTAATGTACTTTTCCTTGGCCGAGGTGTGCACTACCCTATCGCAATGGAAGGAGCCCTTAAACTTAAAGAAATTTCTTATATTCATGCCGAGTCCTATCCTGCAGGAGAATTAAAACACGGACCACTTGCGTTAGTAGATACAGATATGCCTGTTATTGCAGTAGCACCTAATGATCAGCTCTTAGAAAAACTAAAGTCTAATTTACAAGAAGTTCGGGCTCGAGGTGGTCAACTTTACATTTTCGCTGATCATGGTGCACAAGTAAGTCCTGGACCAGGAGTACAAGTTCTAGAAATGCTTCCAGTTGAAAATGAGACTGCTCCAATTGTTCATACCATTCCTTTGCAGCTACTTGCTTATCATGTAGCTATCATTAAAGGAACTGATGTAGATCAACCTCGTAACTTAGCAAAATCAGTAACTGTAGAATAG
- the glmU gene encoding bifunctional UDP-N-acetylglucosamine diphosphorylase/glucosamine-1-phosphate N-acetyltransferase GlmU, which produces MSVSIIILAAGQGTRMRSQLPKVLHKLAGQPLLSHIVTKVRQLTPKQIIIVYGHGGALVSNAIKGDDITWVQQKEQLGTGHAVLQTLPYLQDNTTTLILVGDVPLINITTLKELLSTTVNNSLGLITANLDNPTGLGRIIRNSTGSISAIVEESDANSDQLKIKEINTGIIAIKTEHLKQVLPHIKNHNAQKEYYLTDMVSHTINSGGAIATVLASDSIEVIGINNRKQLSYLERAYQIREADRLMEQGISFCDPSRFDLRGTIKAGQDIYIDANVILEGEITLGDNVIIGPNCYIRDTYIGSNVKIFANCVIEEAIIDSQSKVGPFARLRPESRLGKQVHIGNFVEIKKSNVADGSKINHLSYIGDTSIGKNVNVGAGTITCNYDGVNKYQTIIEDNVFIGSDTQLIAPVVIGSGATIGAGTTITKDAPPDKLTLSRTPQKTHPTWKRPIKNPTK; this is translated from the coding sequence ATGTCTGTTAGCATTATCATTCTTGCAGCAGGACAAGGAACACGAATGCGATCGCAGCTACCTAAAGTACTGCATAAATTAGCAGGTCAACCACTACTTAGCCATATAGTAACAAAAGTACGCCAGCTTACCCCTAAACAAATTATTATCGTTTACGGCCATGGTGGAGCACTAGTCTCTAACGCAATAAAGGGAGATGATATTACTTGGGTTCAACAAAAAGAACAGTTAGGTACTGGTCATGCAGTACTCCAAACTCTACCCTATCTTCAAGATAATACAACCACTTTAATTCTTGTTGGAGACGTACCTCTTATAAATATAACAACGTTGAAAGAATTGCTCTCTACAACAGTTAATAATTCTTTAGGATTAATTACTGCTAATTTAGATAACCCTACAGGTTTAGGAAGGATTATTCGAAATAGCACCGGGTCAATTTCTGCTATTGTAGAAGAATCTGATGCTAATTCTGATCAGTTGAAAATAAAAGAAATCAACACCGGAATTATTGCAATTAAAACAGAGCATTTAAAACAAGTCTTACCTCATATAAAAAATCATAATGCACAAAAAGAGTATTATCTTACTGATATGGTAAGTCACACTATTAATAGTGGAGGTGCTATCGCCACTGTACTGGCTTCAGATTCTATAGAAGTGATAGGTATAAATAATCGTAAACAATTATCGTATTTAGAACGTGCTTACCAAATCAGAGAAGCCGATCGTTTAATGGAACAAGGTATAAGTTTCTGCGATCCAAGCCGCTTTGATTTACGAGGTACAATTAAAGCTGGGCAAGATATCTATATTGATGCTAATGTAATTTTGGAGGGAGAGATAACCCTCGGTGATAATGTGATCATTGGGCCTAATTGCTATATTCGTGACACATATATCGGTTCAAATGTTAAAATATTTGCTAATTGTGTTATAGAAGAAGCTATCATTGATTCCCAATCAAAAGTTGGACCTTTTGCACGGCTTCGACCTGAATCTAGATTAGGAAAACAAGTACATATCGGGAATTTTGTTGAAATTAAAAAGTCCAATGTCGCTGATGGATCAAAAATTAATCACTTAAGTTATATTGGTGATACATCGATTGGTAAAAATGTAAATGTGGGTGCAGGCACTATTACTTGTAATTATGATGGGGTGAATAAGTATCAAACTATTATCGAAGACAATGTTTTCATTGGCTCAGACACTCAACTGATTGCTCCAGTTGTGATAGGATCGGGAGCAACTATTGGTGCGGGTACTACAATAACTAAAGATGCTCCTCCGGATAAATTAACCTTAAGTAGAACACCGCAAAAAACACACCCAACTTGGAAACGCCCTATTAAAAACCCTACTAAATAA
- a CDS encoding F0F1 ATP synthase subunit epsilon: MSIHIDIVSAEKEIFSGTATMVIAPAEMGEVGIMPQHTPMLTRLKPGSVRVQEEDGREESFYVSGGLLEVQPHIITILADTAQRADDIDEAAALEAKERAEDTIKNQKDKIDYARAQAELAEAIAQIRTIENLRKKLGHRR, encoded by the coding sequence ATGTCAATACATATTGATATTGTAAGTGCTGAGAAGGAGATTTTCTCCGGTACTGCGACTATGGTAATTGCACCTGCAGAAATGGGGGAAGTGGGCATCATGCCGCAGCATACGCCTATGCTTACTCGTCTTAAACCTGGCTCTGTAAGGGTTCAAGAAGAGGATGGTAGGGAAGAGTCCTTCTATGTGTCGGGAGGATTGCTTGAAGTTCAGCCCCATATTATTACAATATTGGCAGATACTGCTCAAAGAGCAGATGATATTGATGAGGCTGCTGCATTAGAGGCTAAAGAGCGGGCGGAAGATACAATTAAGAATCAAAAAGATAAAATTGATTATGCTCGAGCACAAGCTGAGCTAGCAGAAGCAATTGCTCAGATTAGGACGATTGAAAATCTTCGTAAAAAACTAGGGCATAGAAGATAA
- the atpD gene encoding F0F1 ATP synthase subunit beta: protein MSSGKTVQIIGAVVDVEFPRDSIPKIYDALTINEARLTLEVQQQLGDGVVRTIAMGSSDGLRRGMEVTNTNAPISVPVGSKTLGRIMDVLGDPVDEAGPIGEETRWSIHRKAPAYEELAPATELLETGIKVIDLICPFAKGGKVGLFGGAGVGKTVNMMELIRNIATEHSGYSVFAGVGERTREGNDFYHEMRESQVIDKVSLVYGQMNEPPGNRLRVALTGLTMAEFFREEGRDVLLFVDNIYRYTLAGTEVSALLGRMPSAVGYQPTLAEEMGVLQERITSTKTGSITSIQAVYVPADDLTDPSPATTFAHLDATVVLSRQIAELGIYPAVDPLDSTSRQLDPLIVGQEHYQIARAVQGNLQRYKELKDIIAILGMDELSEEDKLVVSRARKIQRFLSQPFFVAEVFTGSPGKYVSLKDTIQGFKGIVEGEYDHLPEQAFYMVGTIDEAVEKAKKL from the coding sequence ATGAGCAGTGGAAAAACTGTGCAAATAATTGGCGCAGTCGTTGATGTGGAGTTTCCACGTGATTCAATTCCAAAGATATATGATGCTTTAACCATTAATGAAGCAAGGCTAACTTTAGAGGTTCAGCAACAACTTGGTGATGGGGTAGTCCGTACTATTGCTATGGGAAGCTCTGATGGTTTACGCCGAGGAATGGAGGTAACTAATACTAATGCGCCAATATCTGTACCTGTTGGTAGTAAAACCTTAGGGAGAATAATGGATGTATTAGGAGATCCCGTAGATGAAGCTGGTCCTATTGGAGAAGAAACACGTTGGTCAATTCATAGAAAAGCTCCTGCCTATGAGGAACTAGCACCTGCTACCGAGCTATTAGAAACTGGCATTAAAGTTATTGATCTTATATGTCCCTTTGCGAAGGGGGGCAAAGTAGGACTCTTTGGAGGTGCTGGGGTAGGTAAGACCGTTAATATGATGGAGCTTATCCGCAATATTGCTACTGAGCACTCAGGGTATTCAGTATTTGCAGGGGTAGGTGAACGTACTCGAGAGGGTAATGATTTTTACCACGAAATGAGAGAATCTCAGGTTATAGATAAAGTTTCCCTCGTTTATGGACAAATGAATGAACCCCCAGGGAATAGATTAAGAGTTGCACTTACTGGTCTTACGATGGCGGAATTCTTTAGAGAAGAAGGGCGAGATGTATTGTTATTTGTTGATAATATTTATCGCTACACTCTTGCTGGAACAGAAGTATCTGCACTGTTAGGTCGTATGCCATCTGCAGTGGGCTATCAGCCTACTCTTGCCGAAGAAATGGGTGTTTTACAAGAGCGTATTACTTCTACTAAGACTGGATCTATCACCTCTATTCAAGCAGTTTATGTACCTGCAGACGATTTAACTGATCCTTCACCAGCGACTACTTTTGCTCACCTAGATGCTACCGTAGTACTATCTCGCCAGATTGCAGAACTTGGGATTTATCCTGCTGTAGATCCTTTAGATTCTACTAGCCGTCAGTTAGATCCACTTATTGTAGGTCAAGAGCACTATCAAATTGCACGGGCGGTGCAAGGTAACTTACAGAGATACAAAGAGCTAAAGGATATTATTGCTATTTTAGGTATGGATGAGCTTTCCGAAGAAGATAAACTTGTTGTTTCAAGAGCACGGAAAATCCAGAGATTCCTCTCTCAACCTTTCTTTGTAGCAGAAGTGTTTACGGGAAGTCCGGGTAAATACGTATCGCTTAAAGATACTATTCAAGGGTTTAAAGGTATTGTTGAGGGTGAATATGATCATTTACCAGAGCAGGCGTTTTATATGGTAGGTACCATAGACGAAGCCGTAGAAAAAGCGAAGAAACTTTAA
- the atpG gene encoding F0F1 ATP synthase subunit gamma, which yields MPSGKEIRGKISSVKNTQKITGAMEMVAASKMRKAQDRMKSSRPYADKVSNVIHHLSQAHPEYKHPYLVNRDPHKGVGFIIISSDRGLCGGLNTNLFRPLLRSMQEWDKKNIPISMCTIGQKASVFFRRFGGKVTAQTTHIGDSPNIGDLIGSVKVMLDSYQKGNIDRLYLAFNRFVNTMTQQPIIEQLLPITAPKFDEKLDHRWDYLYEPEASRVLNQLLVRYIESLVYQGVVENIACEQAARMVAMKAASDNAGDLIGDLQLAYNKARQAMITQELSEIVGGAAAL from the coding sequence ATGCCTAGCGGTAAAGAGATACGCGGTAAAATTTCTAGCGTTAAAAATACGCAAAAAATTACTGGTGCAATGGAAATGGTAGCAGCTAGTAAGATGCGTAAAGCTCAGGATCGTATGAAATCATCACGACCCTATGCAGATAAAGTATCTAATGTTATTCATCATTTATCACAAGCTCACCCGGAGTACAAGCATCCTTATTTAGTAAATCGTGATCCTCATAAAGGGGTTGGGTTTATTATTATCTCTAGCGATCGAGGTTTATGCGGTGGTCTAAATACTAATTTATTTAGACCATTATTGCGATCAATGCAGGAATGGGACAAAAAAAATATACCTATTAGTATGTGTACAATTGGTCAAAAAGCGAGTGTTTTTTTTCGTAGGTTCGGCGGAAAAGTTACTGCGCAAACGACACATATTGGGGATAGCCCTAACATTGGAGATTTAATTGGTTCTGTTAAAGTAATGCTAGATAGCTATCAAAAAGGGAATATAGATCGCTTATATCTAGCATTTAATAGGTTTGTTAATACGATGACACAACAGCCAATAATAGAGCAGTTATTACCCATTACTGCACCTAAGTTTGATGAAAAATTAGATCATCGTTGGGATTATCTTTATGAGCCTGAAGCAAGTCGAGTACTTAACCAATTATTAGTACGATATATAGAATCTTTAGTTTATCAGGGAGTTGTTGAAAATATAGCTTGTGAGCAAGCGGCTAGAATGGTTGCCATGAAAGCAGCATCAGATAATGCAGGTGACCTTATTGGTGATCTACAGCTTGCTTATAATAAAGCAAGACAAGCAATGATTACACAGGAACTCTCGGAAATTGTGGGTGGCGCCGCTGCTCTTTAG